The following are from one region of the Sorghum bicolor cultivar BTx623 chromosome 2, Sorghum_bicolor_NCBIv3, whole genome shotgun sequence genome:
- the LOC8063654 gene encoding probable 1-deoxy-D-xylulose-5-phosphate synthase 2, chloroplastic, translating into MAVARDLLGRKNHVISVIGDGAMTAGQAYEAMNNSGFLDANMIVVLNDNKQVSLPTATLDGPSKPVGALSRALTKLQSSTKFRRLREAAKSVTKQIGGPTHEVAAKVDEYARGMISAWGSSLFEELGLYYIGPVDGHSVEDLVTIFEKVKAMPAPGPVLIHIVTEKGKGYLPAEAAADRMHGVVKFEPSTGKQLKSKSSTLSYTQYFAESLMGGDKVVAIHAAMGGGTGLNYFQKRFPERCFDVGITEQHAVTFAAGLAAEGLKPFCAIYSSFLQRGYDQVVHDVDLQRLPVRFALDHAGLVGADGPTHCGAFDVTYMACLPNMVVMAPADEAELMHMVATAAAIDDRPSCFRFPRGNGVGAVLPAGNKGTPLEVGRGRVLVGGNRVALLGYGTMVQACLKAAEALKEHDVYVTVADARFCKPLDTGLIRELAAEHEVLITAEEGSIGGFGSHVGHYLSLTGLLDGPLKLRSMFLPDRYIDHGAPQDQMEEAGLTPRHIAATVLSLLGRPLEAMQLK; encoded by the exons ATGGCCGTCGCGAGGGACCTCCTCGGCCGCAAGAACCACGTCATCTCTgtcatcggcgacggcgccatgaCCGCCGGTCAAGCGTACGAGGCCATGAACAACTCCGGCTTCCTCGACGCCAACATGATCGTGGTGCTCAACGACAACAAGCAGGTGTCGCTGCCGACCGCCACGCTCGACGGCCCGTCCAAGCCCGTCGGCGCGCTCAGCCGCGCGCTCACCAAGCTCCAGTCCAGCACCAAGTTCCGCCGCCTCCGGGAGGCGGCCAAGTCGGTGACGAAGCAGATCGGAGGGCCGACGCACGAGGTCGCCGCCAAGGTGGATGAGTACGCGCGCGGCATGATCAGCGCGTGGGGCTCGTCGCTGTTCGAGGAGCTCGGGCTCTACTACATCGGCCCCGTGGACGGGCACAGCGTGGAGGATCTCGTCACCATCTTCGAGAAGGTGAAGGCGATGCCGGCGCCGGGGCCCGTGCTGATCCACATCGTGACGGAGAAAGGCAAGGGTTACCtgccggcggaggcggcggcggaccGGATGCACGGCGTCGTCAAGTTCGAGCCGTCGACGGGGAAGCAGCTCAAGTCCAAGTCCTCGACGCTGTCGTACACGCAGTACTTCGCCGAGTCACTGATGGGCGGTGACAAGGTGGTGGCGATCCACGCGGCGATGGGCGGCGGCACGGGGCTCAACTACTTCCAGAAGAGGTTCCCGGAGCGGTGCTTCGACGTGGGCATCACGGAGCAGCACGCCGTCACGTTCGCCGCAGGGCTCGCCGCGGAAGGGCTGAAGCCCTTCTGCGCCATCTACTCATCGTTCCTACAGCGAGGGTACGACCAGGTGGTGCACGACGTCGACCTGCAGCGGCTCCCCGTGCGGTTCGCGCTGGACCACGCGGGGCTCGTCGGCGCCGACGGCCCCACGCACTGCGGCGCCTTCGACGTGACGTACATGGCGTGCCTGCCGAACATGGTGGTGATGGCGCCGGCCGACGAGGCGGAGCTGATGCACATGGTGGCCACGGCGGCCGCCATCGACGACAGGCCGAGCTGCTTCCGGTTCCCGCGCGGGAACGGCGTCGGCGCCGTCCTGCCGGCGGGGAACAAGGGGACGCCGCTGGAGGTGGGAAGGGGAAGGGTTCTCGTCGGCGGCAATCGGGTGGCGCTGCTCGGGTATGGTACCATGGTGCAGGCGTGCCTCAAGGCCGCCGAGGCGCTCAAGGAGCACGACGTGTACGTGACCGTGGCCGACGCCCGGTTCTGCAAGCCGCTCGACACGGGGCTCATCCGGGAGCTCGCCGCCGAGCACGAGGTGCTCATCACCGCCGAGGAAGGGTCCATTGGTGGCTTCGGCTCCCACGTCGGACACTACCTCAGCCTGACAGGCCTCCTGGACGGGCCACTCAAA CTGAGATCCATGTTCTTGCCGGACAGGTACATCGACCATGGCGCGCCGCAGGACCAGATGGAGGAGGCAGGGCTGACGCCGCGGCACATCGCCGCCACCGTGCTGTCCCTGCTGGGGAGGCCATTGGAGGCCATGCAGCTCAAGTGA
- the LOC8063655 gene encoding protein NRT1/ PTR FAMILY 2.11, whose product MPFVIGNETFEKLGSIGTAANLMVYLTSVFHMTNLRAAVALNVFGGTTNLATVFGAFASDLCLGRYATVGFGCVATLIGMIILTLTAGVPALHPPPCSAVAGGQQCAGATKGQLAVLALSFLFIVVGAGGIRPCSLPFGADQFDPNTESGRRGINSFFNWYYFTLTIAVVGSSTGIIYVQSNVSWCIGFAIPTALMFASCVLFFAGAGLYVRVRPEGGIPLASVFRVAVAAARKRRAPAPQDPAASLFRTRHASSLVSRLPYTDQFRFLDKAAVVESDSEVVDDSSGGGGGKPRDPWRLCSLQQVEEAKCVLRIMPVWATCIVYYVAFAQTNTYVVLQAAQSDRRLGPGGFEAPPASFTIFPMLALAVWIPFYDRLVVPWLRGLTGVEGGMTLLQRMGVGMALSVVAMIVAGVVEQRRRELAVLHQAEANRDLLSVTLVSPASAFWLVPQLAALGLSEAFNQVSQMEFYYKQFPENMRSVAGSLIFTGLAMSMYLSGLLVVVVHRATADPVLGDDGWLAENLNRGKLDWFYFLIAFIGAVNFFVFLACAKWYRYKGLDDGGRGGADDDGVHVHVHQWQPTTVQVVDDCPEEGRVVRRRSF is encoded by the exons ATGCCGTTCGTGATCGGGAACGAGACGTTCGAGAAGCTTGGCAGCATCGGCACCGCGGCGAACCTGATGGTGTACCTCACCTCCGTCTTCCACATGACCAACCTCCGCGCCGCCGTGGCGCTCAACGTCTTCGGCGGCACCACCAACCTCGCCACCGTCTTCGGCGCCTTCGCCTCCGACCTCTGCCTCGGCCGCTACGCCACCGTTGGCTTCGGCTGCGTCGCGACACTCATC GGCATGATCATCCTGACGCTGACGGCCGGCGTGCCGGCGCTGCACCCGCCGCCGTGCAGCGCCGTCGCGGGCGGGCAGCAGTGCGCGGGCGCGACCAAGGGACAGCTCGCGGTGCTGGCGCTGTCCTTCTTGTTCATCGTGGTGGGCGCCGGCGGCATCCGGCCGTGCAGCCTGCCGTTCGGCGCCGACCAGTTCGACCCGAACACGGAGTCCGGCCGCCGCGGGATCAACAGCTTCTTCAACTGGTACTACTTCACCCTGACCATCGCCGTCGTGGGCTCGTCGACGGGGATCATCTACGTGCAGAGCAACGTGAGCTGGTGCATCGGGTTCGCCATCCCCACCGCGCTCATGTTCGCCTCCTGCGTGCTCTTCTTCGCCGGCGCCGGGCTCTACGTCCGCGTGCGCCCCGAGGGGGGGATCCCCTTGGCCAGCGTCTTCCGCGTCGCCGTCGCGGCGGCCCGCAAGCGCCGCGCCCCGGCTCCTCAGGACCCCGCGGCGTCCCTCTTCCGGACGCGCCACGCGAGCTCGCTCGTGTCGAGGCTCCCCTACACCGACCAGTTCAGGTTCCTCGACAAGGCCGCCGTGGTGGAGTCCGACAGCGAGGTCGTCGACGactccagcggcggcggcggcggcaagccCAGGGACCCGTGGCGGCTGTGCAGCCTGCAGCAGGTGGAGGAGGCCAAGTGCGTCCTCCGCATCATGCCGGTGTGGGCCACCTGCATCGTCTACTACGTGGCGTTCGCGCAGACCAACACCTACGTCGTCCTGCAGGCGGCGCAGTCCGACCGCCGCCTCGGCCCCGGCGGCTTCGAGGCTCCGCCGGCGTCGTTCACCATCTTCCCTATGCTGGCGCTCGCGGTGTGGATCCCGTTCTACGACCGGCTCGTGGTGCCGTGGCTGCGCGGGCTCACCGGCGTCGAGGGCGGCATGACGCTGCTCCAGCGCATGGGCGTGGGCATGGCGCTCTCCGTCGTGGCCATGATCGTCGCCGGCGTCGTGGAGCAGCGCAGGCGCGAGCTCGCCGTGCTCCACCAGGCGGAGGCGAACCGCGACCTGCTCTCGGTGACCCTCGTCTCGCCGGCGTCGGCGTTCTGGCTGGTGCCGCAGCTGGCGGCGCTGGGCCTCTCGGAGGCGTTCAACCAGGTGAGCCAGATGGAGTTCTACTACAAGCAGTTCCCGGAGAACATGCGCAGCGTCGCCGGGTCGCTGATCTTCACCGGCCTGGCGATGTCCATGTACCTCAGCGGGCTGCTGGTCGTCGTGGTGCACCGCGCGACGGCCGACCCCGTGCTCGGCGACGACGGGTGGCTCGCCGAGAACCTCAACAGGGGGAAGCTGGACTGGTTCTACTTCCTCATCGCCTTCATCGGTGCCGTCAACTTCTTCGTGTTCCTCGCATGCGCGAAATGGTACAGGTACAAGGGACTGGATGATGGTGGACGAGGAGGTGCAGACGACGACGGGGTCCATGTCCATGTCCATCAATGGCAGCCAACAACAGTGCAAGTAGTGGACGACTGTCCTGAGGAAGGAAGAGTAGTACGTAGACGTAGTTTCTGA